A stretch of Amycolatopsis balhimycina FH 1894 DNA encodes these proteins:
- a CDS encoding TetR/AcrR family transcriptional regulator, translating to MSEGLRAQKKHETRKTISDVATRLFIRDGFEDVTIAEIATEARVAKMTVTNHFPRKEDLVFDIRADFTSWPSSLIHDSVFHDTRELYFEALDAQHALAGFSGRGFARMIKQSPVLTNALHELHREREANLSGLLTARHPGDGLRPVLAAAHLTTLLRVLFDDVFDRTIADQPKEAIVDAVWPVAEQAFDQLEPAFGGY from the coding sequence ATGAGCGAGGGACTCCGGGCCCAGAAGAAGCACGAGACCAGGAAGACCATCTCCGACGTCGCGACGCGGCTGTTCATCCGCGACGGCTTCGAGGACGTGACGATCGCCGAGATCGCCACCGAGGCGCGGGTGGCCAAGATGACCGTGACGAACCACTTCCCCCGCAAGGAAGACCTGGTCTTCGACATCCGCGCGGACTTCACGTCCTGGCCGTCGTCGCTGATCCACGACAGCGTCTTCCACGACACTCGCGAGCTCTACTTCGAAGCGCTGGACGCCCAGCACGCGCTGGCCGGCTTCTCGGGACGGGGCTTCGCGCGGATGATCAAGCAGAGCCCGGTCCTGACGAACGCGCTGCACGAACTGCACCGCGAGCGCGAAGCGAACCTCTCGGGCCTCCTGACCGCGCGCCACCCCGGCGACGGCCTCCGGCCCGTGCTCGCCGCCGCGCACCTCACGACGCTGCTGCGGGTGCTCTTCGACGACGTCTTCGACCGGACGATCGCCGACCAGCCCAAGGAAGCGATCGTGGACGCCGTGTGGCCCGTCGCGGAACAGGCCTTCGA
- the mca gene encoding mycothiol conjugate amidase Mca, with product MTLRLLSVHAHPDDESSKGAATLARYAAEGVDVLVATCTGGERGDVLNPAADTAETRADLPAARRREMAVAAGILGVRQRFLGLVDSGLREPLPAACFAALPLEEAAAPLVALIREFRPHVVITYDESGGYPHPDHIRTHEVTIEAFSAAAENARYPGTGDPWRPQKLYYQAVLSRAWFNTLHEATLAAGLESAMGPVLDELPTGETLAITTRIRCESHFATRDQALLAHETQTDPAHPFFAHSREIERQVWPYEDYHLAHPTPGPDLEEDLFTGVTP from the coding sequence ATGACCCTTCGCCTCCTGAGCGTCCACGCCCACCCCGACGACGAGTCCAGCAAGGGCGCGGCCACTTTGGCGCGCTACGCCGCCGAAGGCGTCGATGTCCTCGTTGCCACCTGCACGGGCGGTGAACGCGGTGACGTCCTCAACCCGGCCGCCGACACCGCGGAAACCCGCGCCGACCTGCCGGCGGCCCGCCGCCGGGAAATGGCCGTCGCGGCCGGGATCCTCGGCGTGCGCCAGCGTTTCCTCGGCCTGGTCGACTCCGGCCTGCGCGAGCCATTGCCCGCAGCGTGCTTCGCGGCCCTTCCACTGGAAGAAGCCGCCGCTCCGCTCGTGGCCCTCATCCGGGAGTTCCGTCCGCACGTCGTGATCACGTACGACGAAAGCGGCGGCTACCCCCACCCGGACCACATCCGCACCCACGAGGTGACGATCGAAGCGTTCTCGGCGGCCGCCGAGAACGCCCGCTACCCGGGCACCGGCGACCCATGGCGACCACAAAAGCTGTACTACCAAGCGGTTTTGAGCCGGGCCTGGTTCAACACCCTGCACGAAGCCACCCTGGCCGCCGGCCTCGAGTCGGCGATGGGCCCGGTCCTGGACGAACTCCCCACCGGGGAAACCCTCGCGATCACCACCCGAATCCGCTGCGAGTCCCACTTCGCCACCCGCGACCAAGCCCTCCTGGCCCACGAAACCCAGACCGACCCGGCCCACCCGTTCTTCGCCCACTCACGCGAAATCGAGCGCCAGGTCTGGCCCTACGAGGACTACCACCTGGCCCACCCCACCCCAGGCCCCGACCTCGAAGAAGACCTCTTCACCGGAGTAACCCCATGA
- a CDS encoding cytochrome P450: MFDPRDPAFLEDPYPAFAALHSKGDVHFHDGLGLAIAVSHAASSAVLRHRGLGRIWQDAQPLERFASFNLLHRNSLLENEPPAHTRLRRLIAGAFGRGHVQRLRPMVAMLATRMVDDLAAAIAADGSADLLAHLAQPLPVAVIAELLGVPATDGPRMVQLSNAIVKMYEFGLSEDGRDAAERAAAEFVSYVRSVASARADSPGDDIISDLLRSELTPDELVATAVLLLMAGHEATVNVLGNGITALLTHRDQWERLLASPALLDSCVEELIRFDAPLQLFERTATEDVSICGHVVERGQKIGALLGAAARDPQVFDEPDRLDIGRTPNAHLGFGLGIHYCVGAPLARVEIAAALSALVEKLPGLRLAETPRRRPEFVIRGLRELRVTV, translated from the coding sequence GTGTTCGACCCCCGCGATCCCGCCTTCCTCGAAGATCCGTACCCGGCGTTCGCCGCGCTCCACTCGAAGGGCGACGTCCATTTCCACGACGGGCTGGGCCTCGCCATCGCGGTATCGCACGCCGCGTCGTCGGCGGTCCTGCGCCACCGCGGACTGGGCCGGATCTGGCAGGACGCCCAGCCGCTCGAACGGTTCGCCTCGTTCAACCTCCTCCACCGCAACTCGCTCCTGGAGAACGAGCCGCCGGCACACACCCGGCTGCGCCGCCTGATCGCGGGCGCGTTCGGCCGCGGCCACGTGCAGCGGCTGCGTCCGATGGTCGCGATGCTCGCCACCCGGATGGTCGACGACCTGGCGGCCGCGATCGCCGCCGACGGCAGCGCGGATCTGCTGGCGCACCTGGCCCAGCCGCTACCAGTCGCGGTGATCGCCGAGCTGCTCGGCGTGCCCGCGACGGACGGACCGCGGATGGTCCAGCTGTCCAACGCCATCGTCAAGATGTACGAGTTCGGCCTTTCCGAGGACGGACGCGACGCCGCCGAGCGGGCAGCCGCCGAGTTCGTTTCGTACGTCCGCTCGGTCGCCTCGGCCCGCGCGGACTCTCCGGGGGACGACATCATCAGCGACCTCCTCCGCAGCGAGCTGACGCCCGACGAGCTGGTGGCCACCGCCGTGCTGCTGCTGATGGCCGGCCACGAAGCGACGGTCAACGTGCTCGGCAACGGCATCACGGCCCTGCTCACGCACCGGGACCAGTGGGAGCGTCTGCTGGCCTCACCTGCCCTCCTGGATTCGTGTGTCGAGGAGCTGATTCGCTTCGACGCGCCCCTGCAGCTGTTCGAGCGGACGGCGACCGAGGACGTGTCGATCTGTGGACATGTCGTCGAACGCGGGCAGAAGATCGGCGCGCTGCTGGGTGCCGCGGCCCGCGACCCGCAGGTGTTCGACGAGCCGGACCGCCTGGACATCGGCCGGACGCCGAACGCCCATCTCGGGTTCGGCCTCGGGATTCACTACTGCGTGGGTGCTCCTCTCGCTCGGGTGGAGATCGCCGCCGCGTTGAGCGCGTTGGTGGAGAAACTGCCGGGACTGCGGTTGGCCGAGACCCCGCGGCGACGACCGGAGTTCGTGATCCGCGGCTTGCGAGAGCTTCGGGTCACGGTGTGA
- a CDS encoding DUF5926 family protein, which translates to MGKGARKKGPKQATDRKPKVRDVFVGQPFEGLAAEPELIALREFVPSATAKLTLADGGDVTLGTVLPMAAAAFVRSDGERYLGLQVQTRSSDISRDLGRSLKWLLDAKEGDVLGVPDTTTPPSADEHARLQDLLTPGAELDVTLHQDFAWWLPEDADATGDVAVSLERANAAIMPTERLGSGAYWVLAGEKAHLRWVRPEQENLLLQALARLSAAGEIGLGEGSRYAGSFRAHGLLVPVWDLDPEAHAREWAEAKDALGARLETALKSLDDEPLNAAERRARDGLIGRQLTLR; encoded by the coding sequence GTGGGCAAGGGCGCGCGCAAGAAGGGTCCCAAGCAGGCGACGGACCGCAAGCCGAAGGTGCGCGACGTCTTCGTCGGCCAGCCGTTCGAAGGGCTGGCGGCGGAGCCTGAGCTGATCGCGCTGCGTGAGTTCGTGCCGTCCGCGACGGCCAAGCTGACCCTCGCCGACGGCGGCGACGTCACTCTCGGCACCGTGCTGCCGATGGCGGCGGCCGCGTTCGTCCGTTCGGACGGTGAGCGCTACCTCGGCCTGCAGGTGCAGACCCGCTCGTCGGACATCAGCCGTGACCTCGGCCGGTCGCTGAAGTGGCTGCTGGACGCCAAGGAGGGCGACGTCCTCGGCGTGCCGGACACCACCACCCCGCCGTCCGCCGACGAGCACGCCCGCCTCCAGGACCTGCTGACGCCGGGTGCCGAGCTCGACGTCACGCTGCACCAGGACTTCGCCTGGTGGCTGCCGGAGGACGCCGACGCCACCGGTGATGTCGCGGTGTCGCTCGAGCGCGCGAACGCCGCGATCATGCCCACCGAACGGCTCGGCTCGGGCGCCTACTGGGTCCTCGCCGGCGAGAAGGCGCACCTGCGCTGGGTCCGTCCGGAGCAGGAGAACCTGCTGCTCCAGGCCCTGGCCCGGCTGTCCGCGGCCGGCGAGATCGGCCTCGGCGAGGGCTCGCGCTACGCGGGTTCGTTCCGGGCGCACGGCCTGCTGGTCCCGGTCTGGGACCTCGACCCCGAGGCCCACGCCCGCGAGTGGGCGGAGGCGAAGGACGCCCTCGGCGCCCGCCTCGAGACGGCGTTGAAGTCGCTCGACGACGAGCCGCTGAACGCCGCTGAGCGCCGCGCTCGTGACGGCCTCATCGGCCGTCAGCTCACCCTGCGCTGA
- a CDS encoding DUF952 domain-containing protein, whose translation MILHICGAADWAEVGQDGEYRPPSLGEAGFVHCSDFGTAHLPADALYRGRTDLVLLEIDPATVGAPVRWEDGAPPHPAGIRFPHVYGPIPRAAVVGVHEFRETDGGGFRLPASLAHR comes from the coding sequence GTGATACTCCACATCTGCGGGGCGGCCGACTGGGCCGAAGTGGGACAGGACGGCGAGTATCGGCCGCCGTCGCTGGGGGAAGCCGGGTTCGTGCACTGTTCCGACTTCGGGACGGCGCACCTCCCGGCCGACGCGCTCTACCGGGGCCGGACCGACCTGGTGCTGCTCGAAATCGACCCGGCCACGGTCGGGGCGCCGGTACGGTGGGAAGACGGCGCGCCGCCGCACCCCGCCGGGATCCGGTTTCCGCACGTGTACGGCCCGATCCCGCGTGCCGCGGTCGTCGGCGTGCACGAGTTCCGCGAGACGGACGGCGGCGGTTTCCGGCTGCCGGCCTCGCTCGCACACCGCTGA
- a CDS encoding SigE family RNA polymerase sigma factor has product MPGEFVDFGDFVQATLPGLLRYGHALTGNPHDAADLVQTVLEKIGSRWSYVHDKTGDPLAYVRRSMANAHVSRWRRTRRENLVADLPDTSPHLPADPFEHEPLWCALRTLPPRQRAVMVLRYYEGLSEAEIASALGVTQGTVKSQASKAITSLRLKLKPDDGGGEGSGAG; this is encoded by the coding sequence TTGCCGGGCGAGTTCGTCGACTTCGGGGACTTCGTCCAGGCCACGCTGCCGGGGTTGCTGCGGTACGGGCACGCGCTCACCGGCAATCCGCACGACGCGGCGGACCTGGTGCAGACCGTGCTCGAGAAGATCGGTTCGCGCTGGTCCTACGTGCACGATAAGACCGGTGACCCGCTGGCCTACGTCCGCCGGTCGATGGCGAACGCGCACGTCAGCCGCTGGCGTCGCACGCGTCGCGAGAACCTGGTCGCCGATCTGCCGGACACCAGTCCGCACCTTCCGGCCGACCCGTTCGAGCACGAGCCGCTGTGGTGCGCGTTACGAACGTTGCCGCCGAGGCAACGGGCCGTGATGGTGCTGCGTTACTACGAAGGTCTCTCGGAAGCGGAGATCGCCAGTGCCCTCGGCGTCACGCAGGGGACTGTCAAGAGCCAGGCCAGCAAGGCGATCACGTCGTTGCGGCTGAAGTTGAAGCCGGACGACGGCGGAGGCGAAGGGAGTGGTGCGGGTTGA
- a CDS encoding ferritin: MALTKKKEPRSKFFELLQAQIHNEFNASQQYIALAVWFDAEDLPQLAKHFYKQSVEERNHAMALVQYMLDRDHHVEIPGTGEVRNDFSGVTEVIELALEQEKEVAADISAMAKAARAEEDYISEQFTQWFLKEQVEEISQMNTLLNVVKRANGNLFEVENHLYRESVGDSGTDSQMPPVAGGKL, encoded by the coding sequence ATGGCCCTCACCAAGAAGAAAGAACCGCGCTCGAAGTTCTTCGAACTGCTGCAGGCGCAGATCCACAACGAGTTCAACGCGTCCCAGCAGTACATCGCGCTCGCGGTGTGGTTCGACGCCGAGGACCTGCCGCAGCTGGCGAAGCACTTCTACAAGCAGTCGGTCGAAGAGCGCAACCACGCGATGGCGCTCGTGCAGTACATGCTCGACCGCGACCACCACGTCGAGATCCCCGGCACCGGGGAGGTGCGCAACGACTTCTCCGGCGTCACCGAGGTCATCGAGCTCGCGCTCGAGCAGGAGAAGGAGGTCGCCGCCGACATCTCCGCGATGGCCAAGGCCGCCCGTGCCGAAGAGGACTACATCAGCGAGCAGTTCACGCAGTGGTTCCTCAAGGAGCAGGTCGAAGAGATCTCGCAGATGAACACGCTGCTGAACGTCGTCAAGCGGGCGAACGGCAACCTGTTCGAGGTCGAGAACCACCTGTACCGCGAGTCCGTCGGCGACAGCGGCACCGACTCCCAGATGCCGCCGGTGGCCGGCGGCAAGCTCTGA
- a CDS encoding arginine deiminase, with translation MDSEVGPLRAVLLHRPGNELKRLTPRNNDQLLFDSIPWVDRAQAEHDAFAEVLRSRGVEVLLLADTLRTALDDNRAHAAGVHAAVDDRRLGGDLADSLRSHLSGLDAAGLAEVLMAGMTFEELPSAEGASLVRMMNHPHDFAVDPLPNLLFTRDSSVWIGDRVAISSLTMPARRRETAVLDLIYAYHPQFRHAARAYGAHSAPIEGGDVMLLAPGVLAIGVGERTTAAGAESLARSVFADGIAHTVLAVPIEQSRATMHLDTVCTMVDADAVVMYPLARDSLTAFTLRPTGDGGVKVAGPAPFLVAAAEAMEIDRLRVIDTGLDPVTAEREQWDDGNNTLALAPGVVVGYERNVETNERLEAAGIEVLPIAGSELGSGRGGPRCMSCPVRRDPL, from the coding sequence GTGGACAGCGAAGTCGGACCTCTGCGCGCGGTGCTGCTGCACCGGCCCGGCAACGAGCTCAAAAGGCTGACGCCCCGCAACAACGACCAGCTGCTGTTCGACTCGATCCCGTGGGTCGACCGGGCGCAGGCCGAACACGACGCGTTCGCCGAGGTGCTGCGCAGCCGCGGCGTCGAGGTCCTGCTGCTGGCCGACACACTGCGGACGGCGCTGGACGACAACCGGGCGCACGCGGCGGGCGTGCACGCGGCGGTCGACGACCGGCGGCTGGGCGGCGACCTGGCCGACTCACTGCGTTCACACCTCTCCGGCCTCGACGCGGCCGGCCTCGCCGAGGTTCTGATGGCCGGGATGACGTTCGAGGAGCTGCCGTCCGCGGAGGGCGCGTCGCTGGTGCGGATGATGAACCACCCGCACGACTTCGCCGTCGACCCGCTGCCGAACCTGCTGTTCACCCGCGACTCGTCGGTGTGGATCGGCGACCGGGTGGCGATTTCGTCGCTGACCATGCCCGCGCGCCGGCGCGAAACCGCGGTCCTCGACCTCATCTACGCCTACCACCCGCAGTTCCGCCACGCCGCCCGCGCGTACGGCGCGCATTCCGCGCCGATCGAAGGCGGCGACGTGATGCTGCTGGCGCCGGGCGTGCTCGCCATCGGCGTCGGCGAGCGGACCACGGCGGCCGGCGCCGAGTCGCTCGCCCGGTCGGTGTTCGCCGACGGCATCGCGCACACCGTGCTCGCGGTGCCGATCGAGCAGTCCCGCGCGACCATGCACCTGGACACGGTGTGCACGATGGTCGACGCCGACGCGGTGGTGATGTACCCGCTGGCGCGCGACTCGCTGACGGCGTTCACCCTCCGCCCGACCGGCGACGGCGGCGTGAAGGTCGCGGGCCCGGCGCCGTTCCTGGTGGCCGCGGCCGAGGCGATGGAGATCGACCGGCTGCGCGTCATCGACACCGGGCTCGACCCGGTGACGGCCGAACGCGAGCAGTGGGACGACGGCAACAACACCCTCGCCCTGGCCCCCGGCGTCGTCGTCGGCTACGAGCGGAACGTCGAGACCAACGAGCGGCTCGAAGCGGCCGGCATCGAGGTGCTGCCGATCGCGGGCTCCGAGCTGGGATCCGGCCGGGGCGGGCCGCGCTGCATGTCGTGCCCGGTTCGTCGCGATCCGTTGTGA
- a CDS encoding CPBP family intramembrane glutamic endopeptidase — MTFTARSWLAPARPEFPGTIEDPTERRAVKLELLIVFGITLGMSGVRSLLSLVDSLLQPVPLAQQQTQLNVPQAAASLIDLLKQLLSAAQLVGWGALGLYLLWRAGVKITQVGLDRRAPGRDALLTVVLAALIGIPGLALYFISYHLGFSLAVQPSTLGDTWWRPISLTLSAFGNAFAEEVLVIGYLLTRLRQLGVRENNAVFGAAVLRGSYHLYQGFGGFVGNFLMGLVFGRLWQKTNRLWPLVAAHTLFDFVSFVGYSLLKGHVSWLP; from the coding sequence ATGACGTTCACCGCGCGATCGTGGCTGGCGCCGGCCCGCCCCGAGTTCCCCGGGACGATCGAGGACCCCACCGAGCGCCGCGCGGTCAAGCTCGAGCTGCTGATCGTCTTCGGGATCACGCTCGGGATGTCCGGCGTGCGCAGCCTGTTGTCCCTTGTGGACTCGCTGCTGCAGCCGGTGCCCCTGGCCCAGCAGCAGACGCAGCTCAACGTGCCGCAGGCCGCGGCGAGCCTGATCGACCTGCTCAAGCAGCTGCTGTCGGCCGCGCAGCTGGTCGGCTGGGGCGCGCTCGGGCTGTACCTGCTGTGGCGGGCGGGCGTCAAGATCACGCAGGTCGGGCTGGACCGCCGGGCGCCGGGCCGGGACGCGCTGCTGACCGTCGTGCTCGCCGCGCTGATCGGGATTCCCGGCCTGGCGTTGTACTTCATCTCCTACCACCTGGGGTTCAGCCTGGCGGTGCAACCGTCCACTTTGGGCGACACCTGGTGGCGGCCGATCTCGCTCACGCTCTCGGCGTTCGGCAACGCCTTCGCCGAAGAAGTCCTGGTCATCGGCTATCTGCTGACGCGGCTGCGGCAGCTCGGCGTCCGGGAGAACAACGCCGTGTTCGGCGCCGCCGTGCTGCGCGGGTCGTACCACCTCTACCAGGGGTTCGGCGGGTTCGTCGGGAACTTCCTCATGGGCCTGGTGTTCGGACGGCTGTGGCAGAAGACCAACCGGCTGTGGCCGCTAGTGGCCGCGCACACGCTGTTCGACTTCGTGTCGTTCGTCGGGTATTCGCTGCTCAAGGGTCACGTTTCCTGGTTGCCCTGA
- a CDS encoding PPOX class F420-dependent oxidoreductase produces MPRSIATNETVDRAALVEFLSTRHRAILLTTKADGGPQLSPVTCGVDAEGRLVVSTYPKRAKVVNVKRNPKVSACILSDEWNDQWVQLNGTAEVLDIPDSVEPLVEYFRSISGEHPDWDEYREAMVKQGKSIIRVTVESWGPIAKGGFPAELA; encoded by the coding sequence ATGCCGAGGAGCATCGCCACCAACGAAACCGTCGACCGTGCCGCGCTGGTCGAGTTCCTGTCCACCCGCCACCGCGCGATCCTGCTGACCACGAAGGCCGACGGCGGCCCGCAGCTTTCGCCGGTCACGTGCGGTGTCGACGCCGAGGGCAGGCTGGTCGTCTCGACCTACCCGAAGCGCGCGAAGGTCGTGAACGTCAAGCGCAACCCGAAGGTCTCGGCCTGCATCCTGTCCGACGAGTGGAACGACCAGTGGGTGCAGCTGAACGGCACCGCCGAGGTGCTGGACATCCCGGATTCCGTCGAGCCGCTCGTGGAGTACTTCCGCAGCATTTCGGGCGAACACCCGGACTGGGACGAATACCGCGAGGCCATGGTCAAGCAGGGCAAGAGCATCATCCGCGTCACCGTCGAGAGCTGGGGCCCGATCGCCAAGGGCGGGTTCCCGGCCGAACTAGCCTGA
- a CDS encoding DUF2470 domain-containing protein, which yields MTEAPTSIRRPPAPNPAERAKTIATRNGPASLLPTCDRADLGGERVVPVLHHVHASGSVSVLLPDGHSMVHAAKQTQRGELAVMVELADQAPVDLREPIRGLLWITGWLRPLSPESARARAVAIAETRPDERLLDVGHGVTLLRLTPASLVLADAEGTHSLRPHTFSAAPPDPFHDYEAQWLRHLESDHSDVVEQLAKHLPAELRGGRIRPLGLDRFGLRLRVEADAGDHDVRLAFSKSVDSPPQLAAELRRLVGCPFLRGASG from the coding sequence GTGACCGAGGCACCCACATCGATCCGCCGCCCGCCGGCGCCGAACCCCGCCGAGCGCGCCAAGACGATCGCGACCCGCAACGGCCCCGCGTCGTTGCTGCCGACCTGCGACCGCGCCGACCTGGGCGGCGAGCGGGTCGTCCCGGTCCTGCACCACGTGCACGCCAGCGGCAGCGTCAGCGTGCTGCTGCCCGACGGCCATTCGATGGTCCACGCGGCGAAGCAGACCCAGCGCGGCGAGCTGGCCGTGATGGTCGAGCTCGCCGACCAGGCCCCGGTCGACCTGCGGGAGCCGATCCGCGGGCTGCTGTGGATCACCGGCTGGCTGCGGCCGCTCTCGCCGGAGTCGGCACGCGCGCGGGCCGTGGCGATCGCCGAGACGCGGCCGGACGAGCGGCTCCTCGACGTCGGCCACGGCGTGACGTTGCTGCGGCTCACCCCGGCGTCGCTCGTGCTCGCCGACGCCGAAGGCACGCATTCGCTGCGGCCGCACACGTTCAGCGCCGCGCCGCCCGACCCGTTCCACGACTACGAGGCCCAGTGGCTGCGCCACCTGGAGAGCGACCACTCCGACGTCGTCGAGCAGCTGGCCAAGCACCTGCCCGCGGAGCTGCGCGGCGGCCGGATCCGCCCGCTCGGGCTCGACCGGTTCGGGCTGCGGCTGCGCGTCGAGGCCGACGCGGGCGACCACGACGTCCGGCTGGCGTTTTCGAAGTCCGTCGACAGCCCGCCGCAGCTCGCGGCGGAGCTGCGGCGGCTGGTCGGCTGCCCGTTCCTGCGCGGGGCGTCAGGCTAG
- a CDS encoding LysR family transcriptional regulator — protein sequence MDLDAVRTFVAVVEAGRFQDAATDLSITQQAVSKRIAALEKSLGVRLFTRTARGAVLTGDGAAFLPHARELLSAELRALASVRTGPLRVDVIGRRLCPATLLRGFHEAHPDIALEVATLFDTAIAAIRDGSIDASFRAVVALPEDLDAQWVLDEPIQLLCGPVHPLAESRSVAPAELAGHRIWMPGVVPGTEWGAYYAEFAAAFGLGIDAAGPNFGTEVVLDTIAASPEVATLVGAGSRVLWPPGYDLRRVPIEEPVPVYPHSLVWRRGNAHPGLTALRRHLAKSDRVAGAWRPSWAAQPSQTVPSTG from the coding sequence GTGGACCTCGATGCCGTGCGCACCTTCGTCGCCGTCGTGGAGGCGGGCCGGTTCCAGGACGCCGCCACCGACCTGTCGATCACGCAGCAAGCCGTCTCGAAGCGCATTGCCGCGCTGGAGAAGTCGCTCGGGGTGCGGCTGTTCACGCGCACCGCCCGCGGCGCCGTGCTCACCGGGGACGGCGCGGCCTTCCTGCCGCACGCCCGCGAGCTGCTGTCGGCCGAACTGCGAGCGCTCGCGTCGGTGCGCACCGGGCCGCTCCGGGTCGACGTCATCGGCCGGCGGCTGTGCCCGGCCACGTTGCTGCGCGGATTCCACGAGGCGCACCCGGACATCGCGCTGGAGGTCGCGACGCTCTTCGACACCGCGATCGCCGCGATCCGGGACGGCTCGATCGATGCGTCGTTCCGCGCGGTCGTCGCGCTACCCGAGGACCTCGATGCCCAGTGGGTGCTCGACGAGCCGATCCAGCTGTTGTGCGGACCCGTGCACCCGCTGGCCGAATCGCGCTCGGTGGCTCCGGCCGAGCTGGCCGGGCATCGGATCTGGATGCCCGGGGTAGTGCCCGGAACCGAGTGGGGCGCGTACTACGCCGAGTTCGCGGCCGCGTTCGGCCTGGGGATCGACGCGGCCGGACCGAACTTCGGTACCGAGGTGGTGCTGGACACGATCGCGGCGTCGCCGGAGGTGGCGACCCTGGTCGGGGCGGGTAGCCGGGTGTTGTGGCCGCCCGGGTACGACCTGCGGCGCGTGCCGATCGAAGAGCCCGTGCCGGTGTACCCGCATTCGCTGGTGTGGCGGCGGGGCAACGCGCACCCCGGGCTCACCGCGCTTCGGCGCCACCTCGCGAAAAGCGACCGCGTCGCCGGCGCATGGCGGCCGAGCTGGGCCGCTCAGCCGAGCCAGACCGTGCCCAGCACCGGGTAA
- a CDS encoding MFS transporter — protein sequence MMRGRSLGPRFRWLWSAYAVSAFGTWLSFGAFPLLAILVLRAGPAAVSALAAVGPAVGALVAVPLGPWVDRRRKRPVMMAMDLVRFAALISVPACYAVGLLSFAQLLAVSVVVAAADITFTSASGAFLKGLVPPEDLLVANGRFESTNWTATALGPPLGGAAFALFGPVTSVVANAVSFLLSALGIREIGGGEPRPRTAARLRARDLSDGWRFLLKHPGLRPLLFNAMVFNGLVMGIDPLLAVLMLSRLGFTPWQYGLAFAVPCLGGLAGSRLTPRLVEHFGRHPVLVTAGAVRACWLLALAFTPAGPGGLVYVMVVELGLIVSCSVFNPVLVTYRLEQLPADRVARTLSAWSVSTKAAIAALTAIWGVLAGFTGPRMAIGIAGVLVLATPLLLPRRDRTPVAA from the coding sequence GTGATGCGCGGGCGGTCGCTGGGGCCGCGGTTCAGGTGGCTCTGGTCGGCTTACGCCGTGAGCGCGTTCGGTACGTGGCTCAGCTTCGGTGCGTTCCCCCTGCTGGCCATCCTCGTGCTGCGCGCCGGGCCCGCGGCCGTCTCGGCGCTCGCCGCCGTCGGGCCGGCCGTCGGTGCGCTCGTGGCCGTGCCGCTGGGCCCGTGGGTCGACCGGCGCCGCAAGCGGCCCGTGATGATGGCCATGGACCTCGTCCGGTTCGCCGCGCTGATCAGCGTGCCGGCCTGCTACGCCGTCGGCTTGCTGAGCTTCGCCCAGCTCCTCGCGGTCTCCGTGGTCGTCGCCGCGGCGGACATCACCTTCACCTCCGCGAGCGGCGCCTTCCTCAAGGGACTGGTGCCGCCCGAAGACCTGCTCGTGGCGAACGGCCGGTTCGAGTCCACCAACTGGACCGCCACCGCGCTCGGCCCGCCGCTCGGCGGGGCGGCGTTCGCGCTGTTCGGGCCGGTGACATCGGTGGTCGCCAACGCCGTCAGCTTCCTGCTTTCCGCGCTCGGGATCCGCGAGATCGGCGGAGGCGAGCCACGCCCGCGCACCGCGGCCCGGCTGCGCGCGCGGGATCTGTCCGACGGGTGGCGCTTCCTGCTGAAACACCCGGGACTGCGGCCGCTGCTCTTCAACGCCATGGTGTTCAACGGCCTGGTCATGGGCATCGACCCGCTGCTCGCCGTGCTGATGCTGAGCCGGCTCGGGTTCACGCCGTGGCAGTACGGCCTCGCGTTCGCCGTCCCGTGTCTCGGCGGGCTGGCCGGCTCGCGCCTCACCCCACGGCTCGTGGAGCACTTCGGGCGGCACCCCGTCCTGGTGACGGCCGGCGCGGTCAGGGCGTGCTGGCTGCTCGCCCTGGCCTTCACCCCGGCCGGCCCCGGCGGGCTGGTGTACGTCATGGTCGTCGAGCTCGGCCTGATCGTCAGCTGCAGCGTCTTCAACCCGGTGCTCGTGACCTACCGGCTGGAGCAGCTCCCGGCCGACCGTGTCGCGCGGACCCTGTCGGCGTGGTCGGTCAGCACCAAGGCGGCGATCGCCGCCCTGACCGCGATCTGGGGTGTGCTCGCCGGCTTCACCGGCCCGCGGATGGCGATCGGGATCGCCGGGGTCCTGGTGCTGGCGACGCCGTTGCTGCTGCCCCGCCGCGACCGGACACCGGTGGCCGCCTAA